A stretch of DNA from Rhodothermaceae bacterium:
CCAACTGTACCAGGGGAAGCCGCGAAGAAAAATGCGGGTCAGGTCCAAAACATAATCGGGGCCGTTTTGCACTTCGTCCGGAATTGGATGGACCATCAGGTCGCCAGCAAACTCCGGGGGTGCATCAATGACAATGCTCTCAAGCGGTACTGCCAGAAAGAATTCAGCCAGCGCTACGGGTACTTTGAATACAGCCATCGGATCATCGCTATCCACCAGCTTACGGGTAACCGTGACCGCATTCACCTTGAAAGATCCAAATTGACCTGGCCACAGTGCCATGGTTAGATTTGACCAGCGCTGCGGCAGGGAAGAGGTTGAAATCCAAGTCCGATACCCTGGCCATCCGGCGACGTTGGGAGGGTCCAGCAAACGCTGTGACTGCTGTTCCATCCACCATCGGATCCTATTCCAACCGGAACGTCCCGGAACCCCTTGCCCAAACGCTCTGAATAATCCGGCAAACAGGGCAGCCGGGCTTTTAACCTGCGCCCCAATCACTTCTTCGGAGTAAAAATGCTGACTCGAAAACAGAGCTTCTAAAACCGGTACAATTTCGAAGTCGTGATCAATAAAACACTGGGCAAGCTCTTCTACAACCGCCTCATGGGGCGTAACGTACACGAATTCTGTATAGAGCTTGCTCGCCATGAAATGCGCGATCTGGGTTGGACGCTCTTCAAATAGCACCTTATGCGCACCCCCGAAATCAAATTTTTCCGCTCTGCCAAAGATGGTTTTTTCTTTGTTGTCCCTCAGACTCTGCGTCAGATGAACGGAGAAATTTCTGAAGTCAACCTGATATCCGGTGAGTGCACGTGACAATTCGACAATATCTGTCTGGGTATAATTGGGATTGCCATGCTGATCAAACTCCCCCATGGTGAAGAGCTCAAGTAATTCTCTCGCATAATTTTCGTTTGGACTTTGCCTCGTACTGAGTCTGCCATCAAGATAGTCCAACATCGAGGGGTCAACGCCGACCGCAATGGTAAAATCTTTGAAATTGCCCAGAGCGTGTTGATGAAGCGTGCTCAAGTACTTGTAGGCCAGAATGGAAAAGAAGTACGTATCGCGCTCTGTTGCAAAATGATCATGCCAAAAAAGCATCATTCGATCCCGGAGACCTCCCATAACCATCCTAGTCATCCAGACCGCCACCAGCTCTGAAGCCCATTCAAACTGCTTGTCAAAGTAAACCTGCCGATCAGCCTCCGTTCCGGTCCAGGGCGGCCAATCCTCATGCCACGAAGGAGGGTCGGGGGCAGAACGCTCTAGGCCTTCCTGAATGATCTGTTTCGTAACCTGGGAAGCCAGCTGACCGGTTGCTTCGCTGACCTGCTCGACACTGCCTCCAAATGTGGCTCTTCGAAACAGGTGTGCGGATTCGCGGAAGGATAGAGGCTGATCGTAAGGCTCCAGACCTGCAGTCGTTTGCACCGGTGGCGGCAATGCCATCTTCTCTGAAGATTTTGCACCACGTTCCTTGAAAAGGTGACGAAAACGCTGAGGGGTTTCAAAAATCGAATCCACCGGACAACCTCTGTGAGACGAGTAGATAAATTACGAAATAGTTTCCCCAATATGTTACAGGAGCAAGATATTACTCTGAAAACCAGTGCTGCTTCTACGAATGGCCAACCCAATTTGAGGGGATTGACCTTCTTCCATTCCATTTCGTTCGAGGACAAGTTGCCCGCTCAAGAAGATAAAAATCCATAATTTCAAGGGACCATGGAATACCTACGTTTGGGCAATAGCGGCATGATGGTTTCCCGGCTTGCACTTGGATGCATGTCATTCGGAGACCGTTCCTGGCAATCCTGGGTATTGAACGAAGAAGAATCTCAGCCAGTGTTCAGGCGTGCGGTTGAACTTGGTATCAATTTCTTTGATACCGCTGATATTTACTCCCATGGAGTCAGCGAAGAAATCACCGGCCGCGCACTCAAGCGCTACGCCAACATGGATGAGATCGTACTGGCTTCTAAGGTCTTTTTCCCGCTTCGGGATGCACCGAATTCTGGCGGCCTCTCAAAAAAAAATATCATTCAGTCATGCGAGGCCAGCTTGCGCAGACTTGATGTGGAAACGATTGACCTCTACCAGATTCACCGCTACGATGTGAATACTCCTATTGAAGAGACTCTGGAGGCGCTAGATATGCTGATTCAGCAGGGCAAGGTGCGCTATATCGGAGCCTCCAGCATGTATGCATGGCAACTGGCTCGGATGCTGGGTGCCGCAGAACTCAATGGGTGGACCCGGTTCGTCAGTATGCAAAACCACTACAACCTCCTGTACCGTGAAGAGGAACGGGAAATGATCCCCCTATGTCAGGAAGAAGGGCTCGCGGTTCTCCCCTGGTCACCGCTGGCCCGAGGCCTACTGGCCCGCGCAGAATCCTTGCAAGACCCCCTTTCTACTCCTCGGGCAAACAGTGACGTGCTCATGCACGAGCGCTATACTACTCCTGAGGATGCAGATGTCATCTCCGCCTTGCGAACCCTCGCCGAAAAGCGTGGCGATCCTCCCGCAGAAATCGCCATGGCATGGCTGTTGTCCAAACCGGGCGTGACTGCCCCGATCATTGGCGTTTCGAAGCTTCCCCATCTGGAGAGTACTGTTCGAAGTCTCTCGCTGGAACTCTCTGCCGAGGAGATTGCCACGCTCGAAGCGCCTTATGTGCCACACCGCATTCTTGGGCATGAATAGGATCGCTCTCACAATCCATCGAAGCTCCACGGCCTGCTTCTTCTTGGAAAATTCACCACTCCAGGCAGTTTTCAGTACCCGATCTTGCCGATGCGATCATGCAGAGACCGCACGGACCTCTTGATCCGCCATGAGACGGTCTTCCTGCTCCACATCAATCTACCCCCGATGGTCATTTACCATCTGTCGCACCCGGCGAGACATGCAATCTTCTGCATGCATCTCCATCAGAGTATTCCACATCGTTTTGGCTGCCAAACTGCCGCTGATTCTGTCATTGGGGCTGCTTTTTGGGGCGTGCACGCGGGATATCCCACTCTTTGAACTCATGAGCCCCGAACAAACCGGGATTACATTTGCCAATATGCTAACTCCCGCGGAAACCCTCAACACCTATGTCTTTCGCAATTTCTATAATGGAGGGGGCGTTGCCATTGGCGATCTGAATCATGACGGGCTGGCAGATGTTTTTCTGACTGGTAATCAGGTGTCCAATCGACTGTACGTTAATCTCGGTAACTTCCGCTTTGAGGATGTCACGGAAGAAGCAGGACTGCATTCAGCTGGTGCCTGGACCACAGGGGTCAGTATGGTAGACATTAATGGAGATGGCTGGTTGGATCTTTATCTCAGCAAATCTGGACCGCCGGGGGGACCCAAACGTCATAACGAGCTTTTTGTGAATCAACACGACGGAACCTTCGCGGAGATGGCCCATGAATACGGGATCGCGTTTCAGGCCCTTGGAATTCACGCGTCCTTTTTTGATTACGACGGAGACCGGGATCTGGATGCCTACATACTAAGTAATCCGGTGCGCTCACTGGATGACCTACAGCCCGCCCCAAACCTTCGACAGCTTCCTGATCCGGACGGCGGCAATCGTCTTTTGCGGAACGATGATCGGCAATTCACAGACGTAACCACAGCTGCAGGGATTTTCAGCAGTAAGATCGGATTCGGACTGGGCGTGTCCGCCGCAGATCTTAACAGAGACGGATGGACCGATCTCTATGTCTCCAACGATTTCTTCGAGCGCGATTATCTCTACCTGAACCAGAATGGGACATTCATCGATGCGGGAACTAGTGCAACCCATACCATGAGCCTCAGCTCTATGGGGGGAGACATCGCGGACTATAATGGGGATGGATGGCCAGATATCTTTATCTCGGATATGCTCCCTGACCTACCTTGGCGCTATCAGTCTCGCATTGCGTTTCCATCTTGGCCAGAGTATCAACGAAGCGTGGCCGACGGGTACCACCACCAAGCAACAAGAAATACCCTGCAGCTGAACCTGGGCCCGTTGCCCGACGGACAAATACGATTCAGCGAGGTTTCCCGCATTGCAGGACTGGAAAGTACCGACTGGAGCTGGGGAGGATTGATTGCAGATTTTGATCTGGATGGCCACCGTGATATTTTTGTTCCGAATGGCATCTTCAAGGATCTTTTGGACCAGGACTTCATTTCCCGCGCCTCAAATGCTGATTCACTTCGAAGCCTCTTTCTTGCCCATGAACAACCGATCCTAAAGCTTCTCGAGCAGGTACCCTCGCACGCCCTCTCAAACCATATGTTTGCCGGTAGTTCAGACCTCCTCTTTGAAGATGTAAGCCAACAATGGGGGCTCGCGACTCCCGGCTTTTCAAACGGGGCAGCCTACGGGGACCTTGATAATGATGGGGATCTGGACCTAGTCATCAATAATGTGAATATGCCAGCATTTATCTACCGTAACCATGCGACAGAACTCTTTCCCGAGCGGGGCCGACTGCAAATCGATCTCCAAGGAAAAGCACCCAACACCGTTGGAGTCGGTGCACAGGTGAGCGTGTGGGCAACTGGGCGCCAGTGGTATACCGAACAATACCTGCAACGTGGATTTCAGTCCAGCGTCGACCCGGTATTGCACTTTGGCTTCCCCGGAGGGTTAGACTCGGTCATTGTCCAATGGCCACACGGCAAACGACAACTCATCACCGATATCGAGAGTAACCGCCGCCTGATCGTTTTGGAATCTCAATGAGCAGATTACACCTTTCGTTATTGTGCCTTTTGACCTTCATCACCGCAGCCTGTGAACGGCCCTCGGAGTATGAAGTAATGTTAGCTCGCGAGACCGCCCGCCCTGATACGATTCAAACACTCTTTTTTAATTATGAACTCGGAATGTCTCGTCAAGCATTCTATGACTCAAGCTGGGCATTGAATCGGCAAGGACTTGTCACCCATGGTCCCAATAACATGAATGTCCAGTATGACCTCACGGATCAGATGCCCTACGAGGCAACCATGCTGTATTATCCTGACTTCAAAGATGATCAAGTCGTTCAGATGCGTATCAGCATCTCGTATGATGCCTGGGCACCCTGGAATCGACATCTCTGGTCTGACAGTCTGATTATTGATGTCCGGGACCTCATGGAAGCATGGTATGGAGAAAGATTTTTGACTCGGCAGGTTTCCCTGCCATTGATTGGCCCCACGAATGAGTTTGTCAAGATTGATGCGAACCGACAGATTACGATTCAGCGCAATTCTGACAGCGAAGTACTGGTAAACATCACCGATCTGCGAGCCCTTCCTCCCGAAGACAATGAATAGAACGGTGTCCGTCCTGTTGGCTGTTTTTCTGGGGGCATGTACTGCAGAGAAGGGACCGCTCTTTGAGCAGATTGATGTAAAAGAAGCGGGGATTAATTTTGAGAACGCTCTCCGATATGAAGACGAATTCAACGTATACCGGTACCGCAATTTTTATAATGGAGGTGGCGTGGCTATTGGCGACATCAACAATGATGGGCTCCCCGACGTGTTTCTGACGGGCAATCAGACCCCGAACCGCCTCTATCTGAATAAGGGAAATTTTCAGTTTCAGGATATATCCGAAGAAGCTGGCATCATGGGAACGCGTGCCTGGAGCACCGGGGTCAGCATGGCCGATATCAATGGAGATGGACTCCTGGATCTCTACGTCTGCAACTCGGGAATCGTATCTGGAGACGACCGGCGCAACGAATTATATATCAACCAGGGAGATGGAACCTTCCAGGAACTCGGGCACACGTACGGACTGGATGATGCCGGATTATCCACACATGCTACCTTTTTGGACTATGATCGTGACGGCGATGTGGACATGTTTCTGGTCAATAACTCGTTTCGGAGCATCATGGACTTCAACCTCGAAGTCAATACACGCCATGTGCCGCATATGGCTGGGGGCGATAAGCTGTTTCGTAACGAAGCTCCCGATGCACATTTTACAGATGTCACTGTAAGCTCCGGGATCTATCGCAGCGAGATTGGCTTTGGCCTTGGTGCCTCTGTCGGTGATTTGAACCGTGACGGATGGCCTGATCTCTATATCTCGAATGATTTTTTCGAATACGATTATCTCTACATCAACAATCAGGATGGGACCTTCTCCGAATCACTTCAAAAGAGCATCAAAAGCGTGAGTGCAGCTGCAATGGGAGCCGATATGGCGGATCTCAATGGAGATGGCTATCTAGATATTTTTGTCACAGACATGCTCCCGGCAACAGACTACCGCCTCAAGACAGTATCTGCATTTGATAGCTGGGAACGTTACAAGGCCTACGTACGTGACGACTACTACCATCAATTCACCCGCAATACGCTGCAGATGAACCGGGGCAATGACCTGAACTCCACGGTACGTTTCGCCGAGGTCGGGAGGATGCTTCGCCTACACGCGAGTGATTGGAGCTGGGGAGCGCTGATCGCCGACTATGACCACGACGGAACACGGGATATATTCGTGGCAAATGGGATCTATCGTGATCTGACCAATGCAGACTATCTGGAAGAGATCCGGGATGAAGACACCCGAAACATGCTAACCAGCGAAAACTATGTGGATTGGAAAACCCTGATCGAAATGATTCCAACCCAACCCATCCCGAACCACATGTTCGTTGGGAACCCAGCGCAGCCCTTTGAGGATCTTACCGAAGCTTGGGGGCTTTCAGTACCCGGTTTTTCGAATGGCAGCGCCTATGCGGACTTGGATTTGGATGGAGACCTGGACCTTTTGATCAACAATATTGGGGGAGCACCAATGCTGTTTCGTAACTGGGCCACCGATCAGTTCCCCAACCATGAGTGGCTCCAGATTGTGCTTGAAGGCAAGCCTCCCAACACCCAGGCCGTGGGTGCGCAGATCAGCGCCTGGCAAGACTCTAAGCTCTGGTATACTGAGCAACAGCCTGTCAGGGGATTCCAAAGTAGTGTGGACCCGGTTCTACACCTCGGACTTGGCCCCGACACAAAGACGATAGACTCCCTAGTCATCCACTGGCCCAGTGGTGCTGTGACTCTCCGCGAAAATGTCCGCACAAGTCAGCGCCTTGAGTTTCAAGAGCCTTCGGCCTCTTCTGAATCAACCCCTGCTCCCCTTCCTGCGCAGCTATCAAGGCAGGATCCACTCCTGATCCCTGTTGACGCAGATTCAATTGGATTGGGGTGGCGTCACCGGGAAAACGTGTTCAGCGATTTTGATCAACAACCCCTGCTTTTTCATATGCGCTCGACCGAAGGGCCTGCCATGTGTAAGGGAGACTTCAATGGAGACGGACAACAGGACCTGTATTTCGGTGGAGCACGTGGTCAAGCCGGAGCCGTATTCGTACAAACGAATCACG
This window harbors:
- a CDS encoding DUF1800 domain-containing protein, with translation MDSIFETPQRFRHLFKERGAKSSEKMALPPPVQTTAGLEPYDQPLSFRESAHLFRRATFGGSVEQVSEATGQLASQVTKQIIQEGLERSAPDPPSWHEDWPPWTGTEADRQVYFDKQFEWASELVAVWMTRMVMGGLRDRMMLFWHDHFATERDTYFFSILAYKYLSTLHQHALGNFKDFTIAVGVDPSMLDYLDGRLSTRQSPNENYARELLELFTMGEFDQHGNPNYTQTDIVELSRALTGYQVDFRNFSVHLTQSLRDNKEKTIFGRAEKFDFGGAHKVLFEERPTQIAHFMASKLYTEFVYVTPHEAVVEELAQCFIDHDFEIVPVLEALFSSQHFYSEEVIGAQVKSPAALFAGLFRAFGQGVPGRSGWNRIRWWMEQQSQRLLDPPNVAGWPGYRTWISTSSLPQRWSNLTMALWPGQFGSFKVNAVTVTRKLVDSDDPMAVFKVPVALAEFFLAVPLESIVIDAPPEFAGDLMVHPIPDEVQNGPDYVLDLTRIFLRGFPWYSWDLNRQGIAYQTMEYVRWLVGLPEYQLM
- a CDS encoding aldo/keto reductase, encoding MEYLRLGNSGMMVSRLALGCMSFGDRSWQSWVLNEEESQPVFRRAVELGINFFDTADIYSHGVSEEITGRALKRYANMDEIVLASKVFFPLRDAPNSGGLSKKNIIQSCEASLRRLDVETIDLYQIHRYDVNTPIEETLEALDMLIQQGKVRYIGASSMYAWQLARMLGAAELNGWTRFVSMQNHYNLLYREEEREMIPLCQEEGLAVLPWSPLARGLLARAESLQDPLSTPRANSDVLMHERYTTPEDADVISALRTLAEKRGDPPAEIAMAWLLSKPGVTAPIIGVSKLPHLESTVRSLSLELSAEEIATLEAPYVPHRILGHE
- a CDS encoding CRTAC1 family protein, coding for MRRSSCSTSIYPRWSFTICRTRRDMQSSACISIRVFHIVLAAKLPLILSLGLLFGACTRDIPLFELMSPEQTGITFANMLTPAETLNTYVFRNFYNGGGVAIGDLNHDGLADVFLTGNQVSNRLYVNLGNFRFEDVTEEAGLHSAGAWTTGVSMVDINGDGWLDLYLSKSGPPGGPKRHNELFVNQHDGTFAEMAHEYGIAFQALGIHASFFDYDGDRDLDAYILSNPVRSLDDLQPAPNLRQLPDPDGGNRLLRNDDRQFTDVTTAAGIFSSKIGFGLGVSAADLNRDGWTDLYVSNDFFERDYLYLNQNGTFIDAGTSATHTMSLSSMGGDIADYNGDGWPDIFISDMLPDLPWRYQSRIAFPSWPEYQRSVADGYHHQATRNTLQLNLGPLPDGQIRFSEVSRIAGLESTDWSWGGLIADFDLDGHRDIFVPNGIFKDLLDQDFISRASNADSLRSLFLAHEQPILKLLEQVPSHALSNHMFAGSSDLLFEDVSQQWGLATPGFSNGAAYGDLDNDGDLDLVINNVNMPAFIYRNHATELFPERGRLQIDLQGKAPNTVGVGAQVSVWATGRQWYTEQYLQRGFQSSVDPVLHFGFPGGLDSVIVQWPHGKRQLITDIESNRRLIVLESQ
- a CDS encoding VCBS repeat-containing protein, whose amino-acid sequence is MNRTVSVLLAVFLGACTAEKGPLFEQIDVKEAGINFENALRYEDEFNVYRYRNFYNGGGVAIGDINNDGLPDVFLTGNQTPNRLYLNKGNFQFQDISEEAGIMGTRAWSTGVSMADINGDGLLDLYVCNSGIVSGDDRRNELYINQGDGTFQELGHTYGLDDAGLSTHATFLDYDRDGDVDMFLVNNSFRSIMDFNLEVNTRHVPHMAGGDKLFRNEAPDAHFTDVTVSSGIYRSEIGFGLGASVGDLNRDGWPDLYISNDFFEYDYLYINNQDGTFSESLQKSIKSVSAAAMGADMADLNGDGYLDIFVTDMLPATDYRLKTVSAFDSWERYKAYVRDDYYHQFTRNTLQMNRGNDLNSTVRFAEVGRMLRLHASDWSWGALIADYDHDGTRDIFVANGIYRDLTNADYLEEIRDEDTRNMLTSENYVDWKTLIEMIPTQPIPNHMFVGNPAQPFEDLTEAWGLSVPGFSNGSAYADLDLDGDLDLLINNIGGAPMLFRNWATDQFPNHEWLQIVLEGKPPNTQAVGAQISAWQDSKLWYTEQQPVRGFQSSVDPVLHLGLGPDTKTIDSLVIHWPSGAVTLRENVRTSQRLEFQEPSASSESTPAPLPAQLSRQDPLLIPVDADSIGLGWRHRENVFSDFDQQPLLFHMRSTEGPAMCKGDFNGDGQQDLYFGGARGQAGAVFVQTNHGSFEQIPQSVLEEDATSEDVDCEWLDVDADGDQDLFVASGSSELPSSSSALVDRLYLNDGTGSLSRGESLIGLSPRGFSPTSTVCALDFDVDGDLDLFLGGRLQPFAYGVPVRSQLLSNDGTGTFTDATSRFAPNLESIGLITDAACADFDGDGRPDLLLSGEWMPLTLLRNDQGAFVPATAGLENSAGWWQSILILDLDEDGDLDFIVGNHGLNSRFKPPVDMWIADFDRNGSIEQVFARTVDGLQLPWHLRHDLVAQIPHLVRTFPTYASYAEATIQDIFSQEELSRAIHLRVNELRSMIGINDGTGNFTVNPAPQEMQLSPVYGMADLPTANGHLILAGGNLHEVKPEAGRYDASYGTAFMTPSMEPLTWHASGFFVEGQVRQILTIEINGRTHVIVARNNDALSIFAYAD